The following proteins are co-located in the Rhodococcus opacus B4 genome:
- a CDS encoding ABC transporter permease: MSTQQDLDLSSHKVVHDERVKEQKRLQRLLLRPEIGSLFGAIAIFVFFMIVAPPFRSPEALATVLYASSTIGIMACAVALLMIGGEFDLSAGVAVTTSSLAASMIAYNLHLNLWAGAALALVVSLAVGFFNGYLVMKTKIPSFLITLSSFLMLTGINLAVTKLITGQVATPSVSDMQGFDSAKKVFASSFTIAGVSVRITVLWWLLFTAVATWVLFKTRIGNWIFAVGGNQDSARAIGVPVTKVKIGLFMTVGFAAWFVGMHLLFSFNTVQSGQGIGNEFLYIIAAVIGGCLLTGGYGTAIGAAIGAFIFGMTNQGIVYAGWNPDWFKFFLGAMLLFAVIANNAFRNYAAKR; this comes from the coding sequence ATGTCCACACAACAAGATCTCGACCTGTCCAGCCACAAGGTCGTTCACGACGAGCGGGTGAAGGAACAAAAACGCCTGCAACGTCTGCTGCTTCGCCCGGAGATCGGGTCCCTGTTCGGTGCGATCGCGATCTTCGTCTTCTTCATGATCGTCGCACCCCCGTTCCGCAGCCCCGAAGCCCTCGCCACCGTCCTCTACGCCAGCTCCACGATCGGGATCATGGCCTGCGCGGTCGCACTGCTGATGATCGGCGGCGAATTCGACCTCTCCGCCGGTGTCGCGGTGACCACCAGCTCACTCGCCGCGTCGATGATCGCCTACAACCTGCACCTGAACCTGTGGGCCGGCGCCGCCCTCGCCCTCGTGGTGTCGCTGGCGGTCGGGTTCTTCAACGGCTACCTGGTGATGAAGACGAAGATCCCCAGCTTCCTGATCACCCTCAGCTCGTTCCTCATGCTCACCGGCATCAACCTGGCGGTCACCAAACTGATCACCGGCCAGGTCGCCACCCCCAGCGTCTCCGACATGCAGGGCTTCGACTCGGCCAAGAAGGTGTTCGCGTCCTCGTTCACCATCGCCGGGGTGTCCGTCCGCATCACCGTGCTCTGGTGGCTGCTGTTCACCGCGGTCGCCACCTGGGTGCTGTTCAAGACCCGGATCGGGAACTGGATCTTCGCCGTCGGCGGCAACCAGGACTCCGCCCGCGCCATCGGCGTCCCGGTCACCAAGGTCAAGATCGGCCTGTTCATGACCGTCGGGTTCGCGGCCTGGTTCGTCGGCATGCACCTGCTGTTCTCGTTCAACACCGTCCAGTCCGGGCAGGGCATCGGCAACGAGTTCCTCTACATCATCGCCGCGGTCATCGGTGGCTGCCTGCTCACCGGCGGCTACGGTACCGCGATCGGCGCCGCGATCGGCGCGTTCATCTTCGGCATGACGAACCAGGGCATCGTCTACGCGGGCTGGAACCCGGACTGGTTCAAGTTCTTCCTCGGCGCGATGCTGCTGTTCGCGGTCATCGCCAACAACGCCTTCCGCAACTACGCCGCCAAGAGGTGA
- a CDS encoding ATP-binding cassette domain-containing protein, which translates to MSTIEQMPVDTEPGGGGKIPLIELKHVGKQYGNIIALEDINLRVRAGEVTGVLGDNGAGKSTLIKIIAGLHQQSSGELLVDGEALTFDSPKEALSKGIATVYQDLAVVSLMPVWRNFFLGQELRSGPMRSLDSNGMRATTQEELHKMGIDLPDVDAPIGSLSGGQRQCVAIARAIFFGARVLILDEPTAALGVKQSGMVLRYISAAKEQGFGVVFITHNPHHAYMVGDHFVLLNRGRQKLDCTYDEISLEELTQQMAGGDELEALTHELRR; encoded by the coding sequence ATGAGTACCATCGAACAGATGCCCGTCGATACCGAACCCGGTGGGGGCGGCAAGATCCCGCTCATCGAGCTCAAGCACGTCGGCAAGCAGTACGGCAACATCATCGCCCTCGAGGACATCAACCTGCGGGTGCGGGCCGGTGAGGTCACCGGTGTGCTCGGCGACAACGGTGCCGGCAAGTCCACCCTGATCAAGATCATCGCCGGGCTGCACCAGCAGAGTTCGGGGGAACTGCTCGTCGACGGCGAGGCGCTCACGTTCGACTCCCCGAAGGAGGCCCTGTCCAAGGGCATCGCCACCGTCTACCAGGACCTCGCCGTGGTGTCGCTGATGCCGGTGTGGCGGAACTTCTTCCTCGGCCAGGAACTGCGCTCCGGACCGATGCGGTCACTGGACTCGAACGGCATGCGGGCCACGACGCAGGAAGAGCTCCACAAAATGGGCATCGACCTGCCCGATGTCGACGCCCCCATCGGGTCGCTGTCCGGTGGTCAGCGCCAGTGTGTGGCGATCGCCCGGGCGATCTTCTTCGGCGCCCGCGTCCTGATCCTCGACGAGCCCACCGCCGCTCTGGGTGTCAAGCAGTCCGGAATGGTGCTGCGCTACATCTCCGCCGCCAAGGAACAGGGGTTCGGGGTCGTCTTCATCACCCACAACCCGCACCACGCGTACATGGTCGGTGACCACTTCGTCCTCCTCAACCGCGGACGGCAGAAACTGGACTGCACCTACGACGAGATCAGCCTCGAAGAACTCACCCAGCAGATGGCCGGCGGCGACGAACTCGAAGCACTCACCCACGAATTGCGCCGCTGA
- a CDS encoding LacI family DNA-binding transcriptional regulator: MAHSRYKVREIAQQAGLSEATVDRVLHNRAGVREGTRAEVAQAIIDLDKQRSQLRLAGRKYLFDVVMQAPTRFSGAFQEAVEAELPALAPAVVRTRFHFRETGSVPAMVEVLDKLAKRPSHGVIVKAPDTTEVADAIDRLTEEGIPVVTYATDVPSSNRVGYVGIENRAAGETAAYLLEQWLRDNPASVLVTLSSNAFRGEEEREMGFRGALRRSGSVGGMGSQRTLIDISESEGLDSTVEQLVLDALERNPGIEAVYSIGGGNMATVRAFEKLGRSYRVFIAHDLDSDNRQLLREKKISAVLEHDLRFDANLACRMLIQSRGGLSGVTTVMSPIRIITPYNMP; the protein is encoded by the coding sequence GTGGCGCACAGTCGTTACAAAGTTCGTGAGATCGCCCAACAAGCCGGGCTCAGTGAGGCGACCGTCGACCGAGTGCTCCACAACCGCGCCGGGGTGCGAGAAGGAACCCGGGCCGAGGTGGCGCAGGCGATCATCGACCTGGACAAGCAGCGCTCCCAGCTGCGGTTGGCTGGACGGAAGTACCTCTTCGACGTCGTGATGCAGGCCCCGACCCGGTTCTCCGGGGCGTTCCAGGAGGCGGTCGAAGCGGAACTGCCGGCGCTCGCTCCGGCAGTGGTGCGGACACGGTTTCACTTCCGCGAGACCGGTTCGGTCCCAGCGATGGTCGAGGTGCTCGACAAGCTCGCCAAACGACCCTCGCACGGCGTCATCGTCAAGGCTCCCGACACCACCGAGGTCGCCGACGCCATCGATCGGCTCACCGAGGAGGGAATCCCGGTCGTCACCTACGCTACCGACGTCCCGAGCAGCAACCGGGTCGGTTACGTCGGTATCGAGAACCGGGCGGCCGGTGAAACGGCCGCTTATCTCCTCGAGCAATGGTTGCGCGACAACCCCGCCAGTGTGCTGGTCACACTGAGTAGCAATGCGTTTCGCGGCGAGGAAGAGCGTGAAATGGGCTTCCGCGGCGCACTCCGGCGCTCGGGCAGCGTCGGAGGGATGGGCTCTCAGCGCACACTGATCGACATTTCGGAAAGCGAAGGCCTCGATTCGACGGTCGAGCAACTCGTGCTCGATGCCCTCGAACGTAACCCCGGTATCGAGGCTGTCTATTCGATCGGCGGTGGCAACATGGCGACCGTGCGTGCCTTCGAGAAACTCGGCCGTAGTTACCGCGTCTTCATCGCCCACGACCTCGACAGTGACAATCGGCAATTGCTGCGTGAGAAGAAGATTTCCGCCGTCCTCGAGCACGACCTCCGGTTCGATGCGAACTTGGCCTGCCGCATGCTGATTCAGAGTCGCGGCGGATTATCGGGCGTGACCACGGTGATGTCGCCGATCCGGATCATCACTCCCTACAACATGCCCTGA
- a CDS encoding NAD(P)/FAD-dependent oxidoreductase, producing MTTPAQQNPERHKVVVIGSGFGGLFATQGLHRADVDVTIIDRTTTHLFQPLLYQVATGILSEGEIAPSTRTVLKDQANARVLLGSVTDIDLAAQTVTSQCDDTTTVTRYDSLIVSAGAQQSYFGNDHFAEHAPGLKTIDDALEARGRILHAFEKAELIDDPVERARQLTFVVVGAGPTGVELAGQIAELAHRTLDGTFRSISPTAARVVLLDAAPQVLPPFGAKLGTAATRTLQSKGVEVELGAIVTDVDEHGLTVKDADGHTRRIEAACKVWSAGVSASPLAKQLAEQTGAPLDRAGRISVGADLTLPGQPNVFVIGDMMSRDQLPGVAQTAIQGGRYAARHIAREADGTSLPQDRAPFRYRDKGSMATVCRFSAVAQVGRFEFSGFIAWLLWLAVHLVYIVGFRSRIATLLSWTSSFLGSGRGQLTTSEQQIRARSAVTSRQGQSERPSPALMPDELGSPSHDPVAHEAASAIRVS from the coding sequence ATGACCACGCCAGCGCAGCAGAATCCCGAACGCCACAAGGTCGTGGTGATCGGCTCGGGATTCGGAGGACTGTTCGCCACGCAAGGTCTGCACCGCGCCGACGTCGACGTGACCATCATCGACCGCACCACGACACACCTCTTCCAGCCCCTGCTCTACCAGGTGGCGACCGGAATCCTGTCCGAGGGCGAGATCGCGCCCTCGACGCGGACGGTACTGAAGGACCAGGCCAATGCGCGGGTGCTGCTGGGATCGGTGACCGACATCGACCTCGCCGCCCAAACGGTCACCTCGCAGTGCGACGACACGACCACCGTCACCCGGTACGACAGCCTGATCGTCTCGGCCGGTGCGCAGCAGTCGTACTTCGGCAACGATCACTTCGCCGAGCACGCGCCCGGACTCAAGACCATCGACGATGCCCTCGAGGCGCGGGGCCGGATCCTGCACGCCTTCGAAAAGGCCGAACTGATCGACGACCCGGTCGAGCGGGCCCGTCAACTCACCTTCGTCGTCGTCGGCGCCGGCCCCACCGGAGTGGAGCTGGCCGGACAGATCGCCGAGCTGGCTCACCGCACCCTCGACGGGACGTTCCGGTCGATCTCCCCCACGGCGGCACGGGTCGTCCTGCTGGACGCCGCACCGCAGGTGCTGCCCCCGTTCGGCGCCAAGCTCGGCACTGCGGCGACCCGCACCCTGCAGAGCAAGGGCGTCGAAGTCGAACTCGGAGCCATCGTCACCGACGTCGACGAGCATGGTTTGACCGTCAAAGACGCCGACGGGCATACGCGACGCATCGAGGCGGCGTGCAAAGTGTGGTCCGCCGGGGTGTCGGCCAGCCCCCTCGCGAAGCAGCTCGCCGAGCAGACGGGCGCCCCACTCGACCGTGCCGGCCGCATCAGTGTGGGAGCCGATCTGACCCTGCCAGGGCAGCCGAACGTCTTCGTCATCGGTGACATGATGAGCCGCGACCAGCTTCCCGGTGTCGCCCAAACCGCCATCCAGGGCGGCCGATACGCCGCCCGGCACATCGCGCGGGAAGCCGATGGCACCTCACTTCCGCAGGACCGGGCACCGTTCCGCTACCGGGACAAGGGCAGCATGGCGACGGTCTGCCGGTTCAGTGCCGTCGCACAGGTGGGGCGGTTCGAGTTCAGCGGATTCATCGCCTGGTTGCTCTGGCTTGCCGTGCACCTGGTCTACATCGTGGGCTTTCGCAGCCGGATCGCCACCCTGTTGTCCTGGACCTCGTCGTTCCTCGGCAGCGGGCGAGGCCAATTGACCACGTCGGAGCAGCAGATCCGCGCCCGCTCCGCCGTGACCAGCCGGCAAGGACAGAGTGAGCGCCCCTCCCCGGCACTCATGCCAGACGAACTTGGCAGCCCATCCCACGACCCCGTCGCGCACGAGGCCGCTTCGGCGATCCGCGTTTCGTAA
- a CDS encoding CoA-acylating methylmalonate-semialdehyde dehydrogenase, which translates to MSNVITHWLDGKSFTGTSGNTAPVTNPATGEVTGQVALASVEDSRAVIDAAAAAFPAWRDTSLAKRTQIIFKFRELLNERKGELAEIITAEHGKVVSDALGEVSRGQEVVEFACGIAHLLKGGMTENASTNVDVHSIRQPVGPVGIISPFNFPAMVPMWFFPVAIAAGNTVVLKPSEKDPTAAIWMAELWAEAGLPAGVFNVLQGDKTAVDELLTNPAIKAISFVGSTPIAQYVYATGTAHGKRVQALGGAKNHAIVLPDADLDLAADAMVNAGFGSAGERCMAISALVAVGDIADELVAKIKERTDTLKIGDGTKDSDMGPLVTKVHRDKVASYIDAGEHDGASIVVDGRTVQANGGKDGFWLGPTLIDHVTTDMSVYTDEIFGPVLSVIRVDSYDEALELVNSSQFGNGTAIFTNDGGAARRFQNEVEVGMVGINVPIPVPMAYYSFGGWKNSLFGDTHAHGAEGVHFFTRGKVVTTRWLDPSHGGLNLGFPQNN; encoded by the coding sequence ATGTCCAACGTCATCACCCATTGGCTCGACGGCAAGAGTTTCACCGGTACCAGTGGGAACACCGCCCCCGTCACCAACCCTGCCACCGGTGAGGTCACCGGTCAGGTCGCCCTCGCCAGCGTCGAGGATTCCCGCGCGGTGATCGACGCCGCAGCCGCGGCGTTCCCGGCGTGGCGGGACACCTCCCTCGCCAAGCGCACCCAGATCATCTTCAAGTTCCGGGAACTGCTCAACGAGCGCAAGGGCGAGCTCGCGGAGATCATCACCGCCGAACACGGCAAGGTCGTCTCCGACGCGTTGGGAGAGGTGTCCCGCGGCCAGGAGGTCGTCGAATTCGCCTGCGGCATCGCCCACCTGCTCAAGGGCGGCATGACCGAAAACGCCTCCACCAACGTCGACGTGCATTCGATCCGCCAGCCCGTCGGCCCGGTCGGGATCATCTCCCCGTTCAACTTCCCCGCCATGGTCCCGATGTGGTTCTTCCCCGTCGCCATCGCCGCCGGCAACACCGTCGTCCTCAAGCCCTCGGAGAAGGACCCCACCGCCGCCATCTGGATGGCCGAACTCTGGGCCGAGGCCGGACTGCCGGCCGGGGTGTTCAACGTCCTCCAAGGGGACAAGACCGCCGTCGACGAACTGCTCACCAACCCCGCCATCAAGGCCATCAGCTTCGTCGGATCCACCCCCATCGCCCAGTACGTGTACGCCACCGGCACCGCCCACGGCAAACGCGTCCAAGCCCTCGGCGGCGCGAAGAACCACGCCATCGTCCTGCCCGACGCCGACCTCGACCTGGCCGCCGACGCCATGGTCAACGCCGGCTTCGGCTCCGCCGGTGAACGCTGCATGGCCATCAGTGCGCTGGTGGCGGTCGGCGACATCGCCGACGAGTTGGTCGCGAAGATCAAGGAGCGCACCGACACGTTGAAGATCGGGGACGGCACCAAAGACTCGGACATGGGACCGTTGGTGACGAAGGTGCACCGCGACAAGGTCGCCTCCTACATCGACGCCGGCGAACACGACGGCGCCAGCATCGTCGTCGACGGCCGCACCGTGCAGGCCAACGGCGGCAAGGACGGGTTCTGGCTCGGACCCACCCTGATCGACCACGTCACCACCGACATGTCCGTGTACACCGACGAAATCTTCGGACCCGTCCTGTCCGTGATCCGGGTCGACTCCTACGACGAGGCCCTGGAGTTGGTGAACTCCAGCCAGTTCGGCAACGGCACCGCCATCTTCACCAACGACGGCGGCGCCGCCCGCCGGTTCCAGAACGAGGTCGAGGTCGGCATGGTCGGCATCAACGTCCCCATCCCCGTCCCCATGGCCTACTACAGCTTCGGGGGCTGGAAGAACTCGCTGTTCGGCGACACCCACGCCCACGGCGCCGAGGGTGTGCACTTCTTCACCCGAGGCAAGGTCGTGACCACCCGCTGGCTCGACCCCAGCCACGGCGGCCTCAACCTCGGCTTCCCCCAGAACAACTGA